The following coding sequences are from one Neodiprion lecontei isolate iyNeoLeco1 chromosome 7, iyNeoLeco1.1, whole genome shotgun sequence window:
- the LOC107221212 gene encoding pro-resilin isoform X2, which translates to MVLACLGGTVSAGLLPGGGGGYQYNRPGGPGGSGTNGLFGGGGQRPSGSYGAPGFPGGFGSPGTGFGGGPSITGSGFGGQPSGFQGPSNIGGGYNYNNDNGRPKPYSFQYEVRDPPTGNDFGQQENSDGNTVRGEYRVLLPDSRTQIVRYTADDASGYNADVQYEGQAQFPQFGVAGYAGGPNYQGGFGAGGGGHRGGGFGGGNGSGFGNGGTPNNQYLPPGADYGK; encoded by the exons ATGGTGCTGGCGTGTCTAGGAGGGACGGTATCGGCCGGTCTTTTGCCAGGCGGTGGAGGAGGTTACCAATACAACAGGCCCGGAGGACCCGGAGGATCAGGTACCAATGGACTGTTTGGAGGCGGAGGCCAGAGGCCATCAGGATCCTACGGAGCTCCTGGTTTCCCCGGAGGATTCGGGAGTCCAGGAACTGGATTTGGCGGGGGGCCAAGCATCACCGGAAGTGGTTTCGGCGGACAGCCGTCCGGATTCCAGGGACCGTCGAACATTGGTGGCGGGTACAATTACAACAATGACAACGGCAGG CCGAAACCCTACAGCTTTCAATACGAAGTGAGAGACCCGCCGACCGGAAATGACTTCGGCCAACAGGAAAACAGCGACGGAAATACGGTGCGCGGTGAGTACAGAGTCCTGCTACCTGACTCAAGGACCCAAATAGTCAGGTACACAGCCGACGATGCGAGCGGTTACAACGCAGACGTTCAGTACGAGGGTCAAGCTCAGTTTCCTCAGTTTGGAGTCGCCGGATATGCGGGAGGTCCCAATTACCAGGGTGGATTTGGCGCCGGTGGTGGCGGCCATCGCGGAG GTGGTTTCGGGGGTGGAAACGGAAGCGGATTCGGCAACGGCGGGACTCCGAACAACCAATATTTGCCACCGGGTGCTGATTATGGGAAATAA
- the LOC107221212 gene encoding acanthoscurrin-1 isoform X1 encodes MMKRLQNTGFLMVLACLGGTVSAGLLPGGGGGYQYNRPGGPGGSGTNGLFGGGGQRPSGSYGAPGFPGGFGSPGTGFGGGPSITGSGFGGQPSGFQGPSNIGGGYNYNNDNGRPKPYSFQYEVRDPPTGNDFGQQENSDGNTVRGEYRVLLPDSRTQIVRYTADDASGYNADVQYEGQAQFPQFGVAGYAGGPNYQGGFGAGGGGHRGGGFGGGNGSGFGNGGTPNNQYLPPGADYGK; translated from the exons ATGATGAAACGTCTTCAG AATACAGGGTTCCTCATGGTGCTGGCGTGTCTAGGAGGGACGGTATCGGCCGGTCTTTTGCCAGGCGGTGGAGGAGGTTACCAATACAACAGGCCCGGAGGACCCGGAGGATCAGGTACCAATGGACTGTTTGGAGGCGGAGGCCAGAGGCCATCAGGATCCTACGGAGCTCCTGGTTTCCCCGGAGGATTCGGGAGTCCAGGAACTGGATTTGGCGGGGGGCCAAGCATCACCGGAAGTGGTTTCGGCGGACAGCCGTCCGGATTCCAGGGACCGTCGAACATTGGTGGCGGGTACAATTACAACAATGACAACGGCAGG CCGAAACCCTACAGCTTTCAATACGAAGTGAGAGACCCGCCGACCGGAAATGACTTCGGCCAACAGGAAAACAGCGACGGAAATACGGTGCGCGGTGAGTACAGAGTCCTGCTACCTGACTCAAGGACCCAAATAGTCAGGTACACAGCCGACGATGCGAGCGGTTACAACGCAGACGTTCAGTACGAGGGTCAAGCTCAGTTTCCTCAGTTTGGAGTCGCCGGATATGCGGGAGGTCCCAATTACCAGGGTGGATTTGGCGCCGGTGGTGGCGGCCATCGCGGAG GTGGTTTCGGGGGTGGAAACGGAAGCGGATTCGGCAACGGCGGGACTCCGAACAACCAATATTTGCCACCGGGTGCTGATTATGGGAAATAA